Below is a genomic region from Henckelia pumila isolate YLH828 chromosome 3, ASM3356847v2, whole genome shotgun sequence.
GGTCTGATGCATAGTTTGGaaattccagaatggaagtgggagcatatgacgatggattttgtcacccacttgccaatGACGTCCAGCCAGTTTGATGCTATATGGGTGGTTGTGGATAGGTTGTCCAAATCTTCTCATTTTATTCAGTACAACCGCGAGTACAGTTTTGATTGCATGGAAAGGTTGTACATTCGGGAAGTACTtcgattgcatggagtgccattgagcattgtcagtgatagagatccaaggttcacctcaagattttgggTAGCTTTCAGCGAACTTTGGGTACTACTTTGAGTCTTATCACAGCGTATCATCCAAAGACTGACGTACAGTCCGAGAGGACCATTcggacattagaggatatgttgAGGTCTTCCGTGATGGATTTTGGATTATCATGGAAGGATCATTTGCCGATGATAGAATTTGCGTATAACAATAGCCACCACCGCAGTATTGGTATGGCACTGTTTGAGGCTCTTTACGGTCGCCGTTGTCGTAAACCCTTATTCTAGGACGAAGTAGGGGAGAGAAAAGTAGAATGACAAGAGATGGTTCAGCAAATGGTGGATAAAGTTGAACTGATTAAGAGAAGGATCAAGACTGCACAAGATAGACAGGCCAGTTACACCAACACCAAGCACAGACCTCTGCATTTTGAGGCCGTGGAGCATGTTTTCTTGAGAGTTTCGCCTTTTCGGAATGTAATGAGGTTCGGTCTCAAGGGAAAGCTAGCTCCAAGATTCATTggttcattcgagatttttgaAAAGGTCAGAGACGTGGCTTATCATTTGGCGCTACCGCCGTATCTATCTAGCATCCATAATGTATCCCACGTATCGCTAATTCGTCAGTATGTGGCAGATTAGTCGCATATTCTACATCCGACGGAGGTTCAGTTGGAGCCTGATTTTTCCTATGTGGAAAATCCACTCAgaattcttgacagaaaagacAAAGTACTTCGGAATAAGTGCATCCCTTTGGTcatggttcagtggcagcgACGAGGCaccgaggaagctacttgggagtcgtatgcgttcagaacatccaTAGGTGTTTTGATTGTAACTTATTTTTGCAATTAAGTTGTAATTGTAACTGAAGTATTGCAataatatttcatattttttccGATAATCCTAGTCtcgatttcgaggatgaaatctcttaagtgggggaaaatgtagtaacccgtctcCAAAATAAGTTAATCAAGTACGTAAATAATAATTAACTGGCCTAAATACGATTAAAGGATTTCCTAACAAgtctaaggagttcaaaaatggatcAAGAACACTCAAAATGGCCGGGAATGATCCGAGGGTTCGGaaggttcggaggatccgaaccaggttaggaggctccaaactggttcgaaggctccgaacctgagatcggaggctctgaacttGCGCGGCCAGCTGTCCAAAATATTACATCATTgatgacatcactgatgggacttaggaggatccaaagtcaggatcggaggatccgaactggatcggaggctccaaagtcaagaacggaggatccgaattggatcggaggctctgaagtcgGGTTtagaggctccgaactccgtctataaataaaggtATTGAGCTTCATTTTCAAGCGCGTCGAGTCCCTTTCTCCTATCGTTTACTTAGCTTtatagcttagatctagggagttctaggcgtcctattggaaATCCTAAAGTGACAGtgtgatccaggcgtcgtagcagagttgtggcCTAATtgtgaggctatcgacagcaaagggctgatgacggacgcaggtatagcttttgcttcctaaaaatatttaagagtatgcaatagcttagttaaggcttttaggatGTTTTAGGTGATATAATGATTATTGGTTATAGGCTTGGAATGCTAGATTTCTATATTTCTCAGGGGTTGTCTTCCTAGAGGTATGGACGAATTATCTGAGATACCCTGGTAGAGTATACATGTTCTATGACTGCATTTATATGATTATGTGCCATTGATATATTGTTTCATGCatgatcatattgagccttgtGCCTTGATGTGCATATCCAGTAGTatggggtcgctcagccccagtTATTATAGTGAACGGTGGATCCACAGTTTTTGGATCAGGTTCCCGTTTCATGTTttattggtatgggagccacctctggTTCGACGGCTCAGCGTGATACATACCATGGAGCCAGTGACTGAGCAATATTCTATCTTTGATAGGTTTCCGATACCCATTCCTATGCATTTGTATTTGCTtccatagcatgtgtatactcgtATTTTCATACTGAGTGTCAGGCTCACGTCCAAGTGTTTTTgtattggacaccctattccatggggcaggactGAGGTTCGACGGATCTGGGGGCAGCGGTCGTTGAGCTGCAGTGGATGCGTGGCGAGTCTTCCTGACAGGTGTTTTTAGGGAGAACTCTTTAGTACTACTgtttcgatggggttgtataatattttatttggccCGGTTCTTCTGCGGGTGTATGGTTGTATTTGAATTTAACTATTTAGTTGG
It encodes:
- the LOC140889544 gene encoding uncharacterized protein, translating into MVQQMVDKVELIKRRIKTAQDRQASYTNTKHRPLHFEAVEHVFLRVSPFRNVMRFGLKGKLAPRFIGSFEIFEKVRDVAYHLALPPYLSSIHNVSHVSLIRQYVAD